The Oreochromis niloticus isolate F11D_XX linkage group LG2, O_niloticus_UMD_NMBU, whole genome shotgun sequence genome includes a region encoding these proteins:
- the tmem255a gene encoding transmembrane protein 255A isoform X1: MPAPQSLQSSGLTLSETSIGSFKRRKRKSIIVTVMLLIVSVLILIFGLAATTRTQNITVGGYYSGVILGFGSFLGIIGAHLIENKRQMLVASIVFISFGVVAAFCCAIVDGVFAARHIDLRPLYAGRCAYHTSDTASEHDVPCHTAGTSCNLRVKSNTCYCCDLYNCGKEHPLMGPQNKDVLKKFKKSSMIWKPSRVELMGGYHEYTDVKSCQDVIHLYHLLWSATILNIVALFLGIITAAVLGGFKDMTPAPASESTSEPEAITAPVPSEIPPPTTSLNPYYNTAPCLPPYSAYDLQGSYVFPDSSGLSDDSQSGASHLWPTMIPPRYSPPHNLPDEKPPPYSP, encoded by the exons ATGCCCGCTCCTCAGAGCCTCCAATCCAGCGGGCTGACCCTCTCAGAAACGAGCATTG GATCCTTTAAGAGAAGAAAGAGGAAATCCATAATTGTGACGGTGATGCTGCTCATTGTGTCTGTGCTCATCCTCATCTTCGGCCTGGCAGCGACTACCAGGACACAGAACATCACAGTGGGCGGCTACTACTCAGGAGTCATC CTGGGCTTTGGCTCTTTTCTGGGAATTATCGGCGCTCATTTGATAGAGAACAAGAGGCAGATG TTAGTGGCATCCATTGTCTTCATCAGCTTTGGAGTGGTGGCTGCCTTCTGCTGTGCCATCGTCGATGGAGTATTTGCAGCGAGGCACATT GACCTCAGGCCTCTGTACGCAGGCCGCTGTGCTTATCACACCAGTGACACGGCGTCTGAGCATGAT GTGCCATGTCATACAGCAGGCACATCCTGTAACCTGCGAGTGAAGAGCAACACCTGCTACTGCTGCGACCTCTACAACTGCGGGAA AGAACATCCTCTTATGGGACCTCAGAATAAAGATGTTTTGAAAAAGTTTAAGAAATCATCCATGATTTGGAA GCCTAGCCGTGTCGAGTTGATGGGAGGCTACCATGAATACACAGATGTGAAAAGCTGCCAGGATGTCATACACCTCTACCACCTCTTGTGGTCGGCTACGATCCTCAACATCGTGGCCCTCTTCCTGGGCATCATTACGGCTGCAGTGCTGGGAGGCTTCAAAGACATG ACACCTGCTCCTGCCTCAGAGAGCACATCTGAACCAGAGGCCATCACAGCTCCAGTCCCCTCAGAGATTCCCCCGCCCACCACGTCTCTCAATCCGTATTACAACACTGCCCCCTGCCTGCCGCCATACTCGGCCTACGACCTGCAG GGCTCCTATGTGTTCCCTGACTCTTCAGGCCTGTCAGATGATTCACAGTCTGGAGCCAGCCACCTCTGGCCTACAATGATCCCTCCACGCTACTCCCCTCCTCACAACCTTCCAGATGAGAAGCCCCCACCATACAGCCCGTAA
- the tmem255a gene encoding transmembrane protein 255A isoform X2 produces the protein MPAPQSLQSSGLTLSETSIGSFKRRKRKSIIVTVMLLIVSVLILIFGLAATTRTQNITVGGYYSGVILGFGSFLGIIGAHLIENKRQMLVASIVFISFGVVAAFCCAIVDGVFAARHIDLRPLYAGRCAYHTSDTASEHDVPCHTAGTSCNLRVKSNTCYCCDLYNCGKEHPLMGPQNKDVLKKFKKSSMIWNRVELMGGYHEYTDVKSCQDVIHLYHLLWSATILNIVALFLGIITAAVLGGFKDMTPAPASESTSEPEAITAPVPSEIPPPTTSLNPYYNTAPCLPPYSAYDLQGSYVFPDSSGLSDDSQSGASHLWPTMIPPRYSPPHNLPDEKPPPYSP, from the exons ATGCCCGCTCCTCAGAGCCTCCAATCCAGCGGGCTGACCCTCTCAGAAACGAGCATTG GATCCTTTAAGAGAAGAAAGAGGAAATCCATAATTGTGACGGTGATGCTGCTCATTGTGTCTGTGCTCATCCTCATCTTCGGCCTGGCAGCGACTACCAGGACACAGAACATCACAGTGGGCGGCTACTACTCAGGAGTCATC CTGGGCTTTGGCTCTTTTCTGGGAATTATCGGCGCTCATTTGATAGAGAACAAGAGGCAGATG TTAGTGGCATCCATTGTCTTCATCAGCTTTGGAGTGGTGGCTGCCTTCTGCTGTGCCATCGTCGATGGAGTATTTGCAGCGAGGCACATT GACCTCAGGCCTCTGTACGCAGGCCGCTGTGCTTATCACACCAGTGACACGGCGTCTGAGCATGAT GTGCCATGTCATACAGCAGGCACATCCTGTAACCTGCGAGTGAAGAGCAACACCTGCTACTGCTGCGACCTCTACAACTGCGGGAA AGAACATCCTCTTATGGGACCTCAGAATAAAGATGTTTTGAAAAAGTTTAAGAAATCATCCATGATTTGGAA CCGTGTCGAGTTGATGGGAGGCTACCATGAATACACAGATGTGAAAAGCTGCCAGGATGTCATACACCTCTACCACCTCTTGTGGTCGGCTACGATCCTCAACATCGTGGCCCTCTTCCTGGGCATCATTACGGCTGCAGTGCTGGGAGGCTTCAAAGACATG ACACCTGCTCCTGCCTCAGAGAGCACATCTGAACCAGAGGCCATCACAGCTCCAGTCCCCTCAGAGATTCCCCCGCCCACCACGTCTCTCAATCCGTATTACAACACTGCCCCCTGCCTGCCGCCATACTCGGCCTACGACCTGCAG GGCTCCTATGTGTTCCCTGACTCTTCAGGCCTGTCAGATGATTCACAGTCTGGAGCCAGCCACCTCTGGCCTACAATGATCCCTCCACGCTACTCCCCTCCTCACAACCTTCCAGATGAGAAGCCCCCACCATACAGCCCGTAA
- the tmem255a gene encoding transmembrane protein 255A isoform X3, which translates to MPAPQSLQSSGLTLSETSIGSFKRRKRKSIIVTVMLLIVSVLILIFGLAATTRTQNITVGGYYSGVILGFGSFLGIIGAHLIENKRQMLVASIVFISFGVVAAFCCAIVDGVFAARHIDLRPLYAGRCAYHTSDTASEHDVPCHTAGTSCNLRVKSNTCYCCDLYNCGKPSRVELMGGYHEYTDVKSCQDVIHLYHLLWSATILNIVALFLGIITAAVLGGFKDMTPAPASESTSEPEAITAPVPSEIPPPTTSLNPYYNTAPCLPPYSAYDLQGSYVFPDSSGLSDDSQSGASHLWPTMIPPRYSPPHNLPDEKPPPYSP; encoded by the exons ATGCCCGCTCCTCAGAGCCTCCAATCCAGCGGGCTGACCCTCTCAGAAACGAGCATTG GATCCTTTAAGAGAAGAAAGAGGAAATCCATAATTGTGACGGTGATGCTGCTCATTGTGTCTGTGCTCATCCTCATCTTCGGCCTGGCAGCGACTACCAGGACACAGAACATCACAGTGGGCGGCTACTACTCAGGAGTCATC CTGGGCTTTGGCTCTTTTCTGGGAATTATCGGCGCTCATTTGATAGAGAACAAGAGGCAGATG TTAGTGGCATCCATTGTCTTCATCAGCTTTGGAGTGGTGGCTGCCTTCTGCTGTGCCATCGTCGATGGAGTATTTGCAGCGAGGCACATT GACCTCAGGCCTCTGTACGCAGGCCGCTGTGCTTATCACACCAGTGACACGGCGTCTGAGCATGAT GTGCCATGTCATACAGCAGGCACATCCTGTAACCTGCGAGTGAAGAGCAACACCTGCTACTGCTGCGACCTCTACAACTGCGGGAA GCCTAGCCGTGTCGAGTTGATGGGAGGCTACCATGAATACACAGATGTGAAAAGCTGCCAGGATGTCATACACCTCTACCACCTCTTGTGGTCGGCTACGATCCTCAACATCGTGGCCCTCTTCCTGGGCATCATTACGGCTGCAGTGCTGGGAGGCTTCAAAGACATG ACACCTGCTCCTGCCTCAGAGAGCACATCTGAACCAGAGGCCATCACAGCTCCAGTCCCCTCAGAGATTCCCCCGCCCACCACGTCTCTCAATCCGTATTACAACACTGCCCCCTGCCTGCCGCCATACTCGGCCTACGACCTGCAG GGCTCCTATGTGTTCCCTGACTCTTCAGGCCTGTCAGATGATTCACAGTCTGGAGCCAGCCACCTCTGGCCTACAATGATCCCTCCACGCTACTCCCCTCCTCACAACCTTCCAGATGAGAAGCCCCCACCATACAGCCCGTAA
- the atp1b4 gene encoding protein ATP1B4 isoform X1, which produces MGVTERYVTGVLMGSGMRTTSPEPHKVILKHGQELEEEQEELAEHQPLEQEDLNFERWKRRPIPKRTLHQKIDDLKKYLWNAETNEFMGRSGKSWSLILLFYAALYLFLAAMFGGCLFCLMWSISPYHPTFNDRVMPPGMTMAPHLEGHEIAFNASDRKSWRKYARSMEEYLRPYNDAAQQRKNIPCDKETYFMQDDLDEAAERKACQFKRSWLGHCSGLQDPNFGYSQGRPCILLRMNRILGYLPGQGKPINVTCGVKKGTPEVLGEMEFFPKSIFENKYYPYYGKLRHVNYSSPVVAVRFMGVQQGTNIQVQCKLNGKGIINDSPTDRYLGSVTFSLEVGA; this is translated from the exons ATGGGGGTAACAGAACGGTACGTGACCGGAGTGCTAATGGGATCAGGGATGAGGACTACTTCACCAGAG CCTCACAAAGTGATACTCAAGCATGGCCAAGAGCTGGAGGAAGAGCAGGAGGAGCTGGCCGAGCATCAGCCTCTAGAGCAGGAAGACCTGAACTTTGAGAGATGGAAGCGCAGGCCAATTCCCAAGAGGACGCTCCACCAGAAAATAGACGACCTGAAGAAATACCTGTGGAATGCAGAGACCAACGAATTCATGGGTCGCTCTGGGAAGAGCTGGA GCCTCATCCTACTCTTCTATGCTGCACTTTATTTGTTTCTTGCAGCCATGTTTGGCGGCTGTTTGTTTTGCCTCATGTGGTCTATTAGTCCCTACCACCCCACCTTCAACGATAGAGTGATGCCACCAG GTATGACGATGGCCCCGCACCTAGAAGGCCATGAGATTGCTTTTAACGCGTCTGATCGCAAATCCTGGAGGAAGTACGCCAGGTCTATGGAGGAATATCTAAGAC CGTATAACGATGCTGCTCAGCAGAGGAAGAATATTCCCTGCGATAAGGAGACATATTTCATGCAGGACGACTTGGACGAGGCTGCAGAGCGGAAAGCGTGTCAGTTTAAGCGGTCCTGGTTGGGGCATTGTTCAGGGCTGCAGGACCCCAACTTTGGCTATTCTCAGGGAAGGCCATGCATCCTCCTTCGAATGAATCGG ATCCTTGGTTACTTACCTGGTCAGGGGAAACcgataaatgtgacctgtggcGTTAag AAAGGAACACCAGAAGTCTTGGGAGAAATGGAGTTTTTTCCCAAAAGcatttttgaaaataagtatTATCCATACTACGGGAAGCTGAGACAT GTAAACTACTCTTCACCGGTCGTGGCTGTACGTTTTATGGGCGTACAGCAAGGCACCAACATCCAAGTACAATGCAAACTGAACGGAAAGGGCATCATTAACGATTCTCCCACTGACCGCTACCTGGGCAGCGTGACCTTCTCCTTGGAGGTCGGAGCGTAA
- the atp1b4 gene encoding protein ATP1B4 isoform X2, with protein MEPSSTEGGAEEKLVRSLPHKVILKHGQELEEEQEELAEHQPLEQEDLNFERWKRRPIPKRTLHQKIDDLKKYLWNAETNEFMGRSGKSWSLILLFYAALYLFLAAMFGGCLFCLMWSISPYHPTFNDRVMPPGMTMAPHLEGHEIAFNASDRKSWRKYARSMEEYLRPYNDAAQQRKNIPCDKETYFMQDDLDEAAERKACQFKRSWLGHCSGLQDPNFGYSQGRPCILLRMNRILGYLPGQGKPINVTCGVKKGTPEVLGEMEFFPKSIFENKYYPYYGKLRHVNYSSPVVAVRFMGVQQGTNIQVQCKLNGKGIINDSPTDRYLGSVTFSLEVGA; from the exons ATGGAGCCCAGTTCCACAGAGGGAGGAGCTGAGGAGAAGCTTGTTAGAAGTCTT CCTCACAAAGTGATACTCAAGCATGGCCAAGAGCTGGAGGAAGAGCAGGAGGAGCTGGCCGAGCATCAGCCTCTAGAGCAGGAAGACCTGAACTTTGAGAGATGGAAGCGCAGGCCAATTCCCAAGAGGACGCTCCACCAGAAAATAGACGACCTGAAGAAATACCTGTGGAATGCAGAGACCAACGAATTCATGGGTCGCTCTGGGAAGAGCTGGA GCCTCATCCTACTCTTCTATGCTGCACTTTATTTGTTTCTTGCAGCCATGTTTGGCGGCTGTTTGTTTTGCCTCATGTGGTCTATTAGTCCCTACCACCCCACCTTCAACGATAGAGTGATGCCACCAG GTATGACGATGGCCCCGCACCTAGAAGGCCATGAGATTGCTTTTAACGCGTCTGATCGCAAATCCTGGAGGAAGTACGCCAGGTCTATGGAGGAATATCTAAGAC CGTATAACGATGCTGCTCAGCAGAGGAAGAATATTCCCTGCGATAAGGAGACATATTTCATGCAGGACGACTTGGACGAGGCTGCAGAGCGGAAAGCGTGTCAGTTTAAGCGGTCCTGGTTGGGGCATTGTTCAGGGCTGCAGGACCCCAACTTTGGCTATTCTCAGGGAAGGCCATGCATCCTCCTTCGAATGAATCGG ATCCTTGGTTACTTACCTGGTCAGGGGAAACcgataaatgtgacctgtggcGTTAag AAAGGAACACCAGAAGTCTTGGGAGAAATGGAGTTTTTTCCCAAAAGcatttttgaaaataagtatTATCCATACTACGGGAAGCTGAGACAT GTAAACTACTCTTCACCGGTCGTGGCTGTACGTTTTATGGGCGTACAGCAAGGCACCAACATCCAAGTACAATGCAAACTGAACGGAAAGGGCATCATTAACGATTCTCCCACTGACCGCTACCTGGGCAGCGTGACCTTCTCCTTGGAGGTCGGAGCGTAA